From Sporolactobacillus pectinivorans:
CCTGTGCATCATTTAATTGAACAATGCATCCGTGAACTGGTGATTGTCACTGGGAAATGTTGTCAATGTCAGGTTAATATTTTTCGTCAGCTCATGCATAGTTCTCACATAGTCTTCCTCCACCTTAATCGATACGTTCGAATCATTGTTTCCATGCATCAGAAATTGAGGAAAAGCATTAAGAACGGGCCTGCCCCACCGGATCATAACGGGAGAACTCAGCTTTCTCATACCTCTCCTCGTACCGTCGCACTTTCTTTGTTCTCCATGATCTGACTATCCCTCTTTTTTTCCAAATTCATGAGTTCTGAAAAATGCCGGGTTTCCGAAATGATTGACAGGAGCACCGATGATGGGAACGCATTAATTCATTAAGTTTCTTGTAGACATCGCCCTTTTCAAATGTTTTCAGTGATGCTGGCAGTTCTTCTTGATCAAGCATAAATGAACGGCCGTCCGCTCTGACAAGCAGCTCTTCATAGGAAACGACCTGATCTGTGATTCAGGTCGTTTTTGACAATATCGAAATACGTGCCCAACTATTCTCCGCCGCTGTCTCTCCAGAATAGATGTTATAAGGGCGTTTTGTCCAGTCATGGGCAAAAGTCCGGCTGCCAGCCGAGACTTTCACGTCAATTTCTGCAGATCCGACTGCCACAGTTTTCGGCATCTTATAATCTAAAACTGCGTAATCCGTCTCTAGTTTTAATACCTCACATTTGAATTTCGCAAGCGTTGCATCATAACGAATTTTCCGTTCGGTTATGTACCTTAATGGTCGATCTCGCTTTCGTTCCAGTTTCTTCAGCAATGATTGGGCAACGCCACATCCCGCACCTTCGTAACTTTCAGACCGCCTTTTGATGGACATGCCGCCTTGACTGCAGCAGACGAAATCCGGTGATTACAGCGCATAACATACAAATTCCTGCTGATGTGAGAAAAACAATATGCATACCGTACAGAAAAACGTCCGGATGTCCGGGGATCAGCCCGGTCACACGATAGCCCGCTGCTGAAGACATGCAGGCAAACAGCAAAGTCGTGGCAAACGTGATACCGCTGATCATGCCGAGATTCCGGATCAGGGCATTCACGCTTCCGGCACTGCCGAGCTGTGAACGGGGCACTGTTGACATAACCAGTGAGTTGTTCGGCGACATAAATAGGGCACTCCCGATGCCCAGCATGGCAATCAACATGCCAACATAGAAAAGCGGGCTCGTTTCATCAAGAAATCCAAGACCAATTTGCGCTGCTACCAGCACAAGCAAGCCGATAAAAGTCAGAATTTCGGAACCTATTTTATCTGACAGTGCGCCGCTCATCGGGGCAATGACGGCCATCATGATTGGAAAGAGCATCATTAACAGCCCGGAATCTCTCGCTGTCATATTTAAAATATCCTGCGTGTAAAACGGTGCAATAATGGTGAAGCAAAAATTGGACAGAAAAACAAGATAGCCGCACAGAATACCCACGGAAAACAGTGGATTTTGAAATAGTTTCAGCTGAAGCATCGGCTGTTCTTTATGCCACTCGGCTCTGATGAACAGAGCCAGAAAAACGACGGAAAGAATGAGAAAACCTGCGATCTTCCAGTTTTTATAGCCAAAGTGCTCGCCGAGCAGCAGCCCGGCAAATAAAAGAGTAATAAATAGCCCGAAAATCAAAGTACCGGTTTTATCAAGATTTCCCTTTGACTTGAATAAATCTTTTGGAAGCACGTACAGCCCAAGGATGATCACGACAATACCGATCGGCACATTAATCCAGAAAATATAATTCCAGCTGAGTGCAGAAACGACTATCCCACCTATCCCCGGTCCGGCAATGCCGCCCAACGAGACAAATGTTCCAATCAGACCAAGCGCCCGTCCGCGCTCCGATCGCGGAAATATATCTGTCGCAATACCAAAATTATTTGCCATCGTCATGGACGCACCAATTGCCTGGATCACCCGCCCGGTCAACAGCAGCTCAAAATTCAGTCCGAAGCCGCTGATCAGTGAACCGAGAACAAACAGCAATGTTCCGATACGAAACACAAAAATTTTACCAAGCATATCACCCAGCCGGCCGAACATCAGAATCAGCACGCAGATGACCATTAAATAAATCGTCACGATCCACTGGCTGCTGGCAATCGGCAAATTCAGGTCACGTGAAATCTGGGGTAAAGCAACGTTCACAATACTCGCGTCAAGAGTAGACATAAAGGTAAACAGATTGACGACGATCAGGATCAACCATCTTTTCCTTTGAACATCCTGGTTATCCTGATAAGTTAACGGTTTTGAATCAGTTGTTTCCATAGTTACGGCATCCTCCTATTTATGAAACGGTAAGCCGTTTTCAACGATTACCCGGCAAATCAGACACGGGAATTCAGAAAAAACTTACACGTGCAAAAAAATAAAGCCAACTATAGAATAACTATAAATGGCTTAAATAATCAAAAAATCAGCTCTCATGAATTCAGAAATTTTTTATCGTCTACTCTCAATGCAGCTTTTTAAAGGCATATAACGGCACCGTAAAAGTCTTGATCAGCTCGTGGTTGCACTCACAGATCCATTCAAAAATGGTGACAAAGGAGGACCGGAGAAACAAGCGGGCGTTGAGATTTGCTGCTTATCGTTTGCCGGCTGCCTTAAATCGATTTTTGCGGCTGTTTACTTTTAAATACATAATACTTCATCAAAAAAAAGCTTGTCAGCGACGAAATCGCCATGGAGAGTAATTTAGATAGATTCTGGGCAATCCAGGCATTTGACATGATGTCCTCAGTCAGATACAAACCGCCGACGAACACCATATTGCTGACGAGAAAACAAATGATGACTTCAACAAGATATAATAGCTTCTGTCTCATTGTTCGATCTGAATTTTTTTTAAAAGTGATTCGGGAATTCAGCAAATAACTGTTGATCATGGTTAAAATGTATGCGACCGTATTGTAAAGAACTAG
This genomic window contains:
- a CDS encoding MFS transporter, whose amino-acid sequence is METTDSKPLTYQDNQDVQRKRWLILIVVNLFTFMSTLDASIVNVALPQISRDLNLPIASSQWIVTIYLMVICVLILMFGRLGDMLGKIFVFRIGTLLFVLGSLISGFGLNFELLLTGRVIQAIGASMTMANNFGIATDIFPRSERGRALGLIGTFVSLGGIAGPGIGGIVVSALSWNYIFWINVPIGIVVIILGLYVLPKDLFKSKGNLDKTGTLIFGLFITLLFAGLLLGEHFGYKNWKIAGFLILSVVFLALFIRAEWHKEQPMLQLKLFQNPLFSVGILCGYLVFLSNFCFTIIAPFYTQDILNMTARDSGLLMMLFPIMMAVIAPMSGALSDKIGSEILTFIGLLVLVAAQIGLGFLDETSPLFYVGMLIAMLGIGSALFMSPNNSLVMSTVPRSQLGSAGSVNALIRNLGMISGITFATTLLFACMSSAAGYRVTGLIPGHPDVFLYGMHIVFLTSAGICMLCAVITGFRLLQSRRHVHQKAV
- a CDS encoding GtrA family protein, translated to MFQFTQFTLIGMTNAAVDLGSLNILLLLFPTKVHALLVLYNTVAYILTMINSYLLNSRITFKKNSDRTMRQKLLYLVEVIICFLVSNMVFVGGLYLTEDIMSNAWIAQNLSKLLSMAISSLTSFFLMKYYVFKSKQPQKSI